The sequence aacaatataaacagaGGGCTGATGGGATATCGGGGGAGGATTACTATGCATCAACTGTCCCGCCCGCAATTGAAAATCAAATTCCAACAAaatactgctgctctgcataaaCTATGTTCCAGAAACtacataggttttttttttctttttttctctaaaaacggcataatgataattaaaagaccagtgggtagatcaaaagatgatcggagtgagactttaaaataGGATTAGAGTCACTCTTGAGAAGAGTCTTCTATCATAAGTGACCTGCTGCACCAGTTACAATTCAAGGGACATTTACAACAGTAATCCAAAGGAGCCAAATTTGGANNNNNNNNNNNNNNNNNNNNNNNNNNNNNNNNNNNNNNNNNNNNNNNNNNNNNNNNNNNNNNNNNNNNNNNNNNNNNNNNNNNNNNNNNNNNNNNNNNNNNNNNNNNNNNNNNNNNNNNNNNNNNNNNNNNNNNNNNNNNNNNNNNNNNNNNNNNNNNNNNNNNNNNNNNNNNNNNNNNNNNNNNNNNNNNNNNNNNNNNNNNNNNNNNNNNNNNNNNNNNNNNNNNNNNNNNNNNNNNNNNNNNNNNNNNNNNNNNNNNNNNNNNNNNNNNNNNNNNNNNNNNNNNNNNNNNNNNNNNNNNNNNNNNNNNNNNNNNNNNNNNNNNNNNNNNNNNNNNNNNNNNNNNNNNNNNNNNNNNNNNNNNNNNNNNNNNNNNNNNNNNNNNNNNNNNNNNNNNNNNNNNNNNNNNNNNNNNNNNNNNNNNNNNNNNNNNNNNNNNNNNNNNNNNNNNNNNNNNNNNNNNNNNNNNNNNNNNNNNNNNNNNNNNNNNNNNNNNNNNNNNNNNNNNNNNNNNNNNNNNNNNNNNNNNNNNNNNNNNNNNNNNNNNNNNNNNNNNNNNNNNNNNNNNNNNNNNNNNNNNNNNNNNNNNNNNNNNNNNNNNNNNNNNNNNNNNNNNNNNNNNNNNNNNNNNNNNNNNNNNNNNNNNNNNNNNNNNNNNNNNNNNNNNNNNNNNNNNNNNNNNNNNNNNNNNNNNNNNNNNNNNNNNNNNNNNNNNNNNNNNNNNNNNNNNNNNNNNNNNNNNNNNNNNNNNNNNNNNNNNNNNNNNNNNNNNNNNNNNNNNNNNNNNNNNNNNNNNNNNNNNNNNNNNNNNNNNNNNNNNNNNNNNNNNNNNNNNNNNNNNNNNNNNNNNNNNNNNNNNNNNNNNNNNNNNNNNNNNNNNNNNNNNNNNNNNNNNNNNNNNNNNNNNNNNNNNNNNNNNNNNNNNNNNNNNNNNNNNNNNNNNNNNNNNNNNNNNNNNNNNNNNNNNNNNNNNNNNNNNNNNNNNNNNNNNNNNNNNNNNNNNNNNNNNNNNNNNNNNNNNNNNNNNNNNNNNNNNNNNNNNNNNNNNNNNNNNNNNNNNNNNNNNNNNNNNNNNNNNNNNNNNNNNNNNNNNNNNNNNNNNNNNNNNTTGGCCTCTGAGGCTAGATATCATCTACTGCATTCCTGGAACATTAACTCATTCTACAAAGTTCACTTTTGAGTGAATAGGCTGTCTATCATACGCCAACcttttataaatatgaaaagTAAGAATAAATGTGCtacattacaataaaaaacacatatttattatATCGTGTTTGGAAtttcttttgaattattttctttttgtaatgtttccagattttgttaaatattttttttttgttttggttatttttgctaaatgatATGGTTTACCTTTCTTCCCCGTTATTGCATCAGTCAGTATTTTATTGAAACTCTGGTTTCTGAGAAACACAAACTCAGATGTTTTACCTGTTTTGTGGCTCTGTCTACCTGCTGAGATTAGATTATATATTTGTAAAGTCAAGACAAACCCTTCaactccaaaagaaaaaaaatagattaagtTATATTgctgttaaaaatgacaaactacattttgtagtttataaaaaaatgaggcGTTTCAAGTTAGTatcattgacagtatatagagatggacgACATGCCTGTgtcatcacccatagaaaatgcattacctccggtttaacaaaatgaagtcagttcagtaGCCATTTTTCCATGATATGGACTGGGCCATATTGGAATCAGACGATGTTAGTAAGCAGAGTCAAGTCGAtgtgagtcaacatttctatggcaaccattcttgataatcaggggtgagcttgttgaaaagccacaccccttccactgagcgcgggctcaggagaatctgtcaatcaaacattcgaggtgggggccagcaggcaccacattaTTTTACTGAGGTATCTGgttggtcagtttacaacttgaacAACTTgcgataaaaaaatatatcatgaataaaaatagtgttggCAAGAACAATGTAATGACTGGGTAttagctgttttctttttcctccataGAACTTCATGGaattttggcttttgggacaagTGGGTCCCAACGACACATTCTCACcaccaactcgtcacatattggcgtttggttaaggacccctccacgtcaaaTATTGACGTtgtgagtgtccccaactcgtcgttttttgatgtgctggctgttcccattaaattatgGGTCCTCAACCTCTGGAACAGATCCAGTACCGGGATGCGGATGGCACCAttatcctaacccagtacagGTACTTGGGCTGTAACGAGTGTCTGAGTGCTTGGATACTCACAATCTACTCCTGAGAATTCGAGTACAAATGTTCACAACGTCCAGGATtcacaatctttataaatatagtagagtgtagcgTAAATATTATTTGGAGATAATATACTTATTGCTCTGAAATTCAGAATATctttggattttaagtttataaccTAAGACAAAGCAGTGCTACTAAACTGTCGGTGAAGCTtcttgttttcaaagtaaaactcgcaagtgcttttttttcatttaaaaactgagactcaagttccgctcactgacacaagttctgaaaaatacaaaatagcaCTGCTTATAttattttggttatggtaactcttcaacagttgatgcaattaatgtaattctggTGGATTCTGAAACGGAGATACTCACCCTATCACATCAGTGAAGTtcggatgtaatcaacgtggcAACAAGCCACTTTTTTATACCGGCTTTGCACTAACATGTAATGCTTAGAgcataaaatgttgaagaatttTGATAgtggaaacacattttcaggttttgtagtTAAATGATCTAAAGCAACAgtgatttttatgttgtttatgttactgttgaacttaaccagaaggttgaacaaaaagtttaaaatttaaaacaccATTTCTTGCTATCGAGACCTTTGTgctttcttcagttttgttgattctgatctcctgttagaatagaatagaatagaatagaatagaatagaatagaatagaaaatactttattaatcccttaggaggtcctcagggaaattcaagtaccagcgtccgtacaacagtaaaatacaaaataagtcaaatagaataacaaaataaagtaaaataaaatagaatagcaacataaagtaaaatagactgaatatagagtaaaatagactgaatatagctaaatatgcattacaaaaaatgataaataatgcagaaaatcaaCATTGCACAATACCCTGAGTGTTTGCACATATTGCACTGGTAAGTATTGGTAAGAGTATTGCACATGTCTTNNNNNNNNNNNNNNNNNNNNNNNNNNNNNNNNGGTCCCAAATGTCTAATAACTGACTATTCTTCAACAATAAATGCAATATCAGCTCACATAACATGACAAAGTATGTCTTTGCAACTATTTACATTTAGTGTAGAACTCTGGGAGATGATGTCTCAGGGAGGCGTCTCCCTCAAGGTGCCACCATTTTGGCAGGAATTGCGCCCAATTAATTACATTGGCTGACTGCCACAGTGAAAGAGGCTCACTGTTGCGCCCCAGATTGTACAAATAGACGTGGAAAAATGAAAGGTACATCTTTTTATCACATTCCTAAAGATGCAGAGAGGCAAGCTAAGTGGATCGGCGCCATTAGAAGAGCCAGGAGCGAGCAAAACAAGACTGTATATGGGACCCTCCAGCGGTCGGATCCCGTTTGTGCAGCGATCACTGTATATCATGGATGCTACCGTGTACAAAACTTACTTACTTTCATTATATGCTATAATCGCGGTTTCACATTGACTCTGGTGTGAAACCACAGTTCATGGCATGTAATTTGTGGGGAAACAATGTCCTGTTTAAATTAGTAAGCACTAATGTAGCAATCAAAATAAGGTTActgaaatctttatttattctataGGAAGAAAGAGTGATAATCCAATGAGTCCGGACTTTATTCCATCCATTTTTCACTACCTTCCATCtccagagaaaagagaaaaagaaaaaattattcTGGATGTTTCCAACAGACAGCAAAGCTACAACGGAGAGAGCACAGAAGGTTTTCTGCAGAAGCCCTCCCAGCTGAATATATCCAGCAATAATTAGGGCTGGGccgataaaattgattaattgatttgcaTCCATAGACCGTCTAAATTAAACTGGACAAAACATGCGTTGCGGTCCCctataggaaatgcattaccttccACGCTCGTAAAATCAGACCAGAGCCTTCGCCTTCACTTCCTGATATGTCTACTGCGATTGCAACCAgtcgacagcgattagtccgagtcggtctgagtcacgcttttagaggaagtactgtcaaccaatcagacgAGGCGGGACCAGtgggagccacatgcttttactgaggcatctgattggtcagctaataacttgaataactggtgataaagaaaaaatatcttaaaaaagaaaatagtatcaGAAAGAATGTGTTAATGTCATGGCTGCAGTCCCTCCTCATCCACAGACTGTTTGGAGCTGATCAGGTGATGAGGAACACCTGTTTACCTCCCTTTATTAGGAGCTGCTGCCTTCCAGTCTCTGTCAGTTTGTCTCAAGCCTTCCTTGGAGCAACACCCTGTTCATGTGAACCTCTTGACTGACCTGTGAATCTGTCTCTGATAATCCCCTGCACTGGACCTTTTAAATCTGTGAGTCTTGCCCCAGCACCTTTACCTCCTGCATCTTCCTACCTAGACAGCCTGAAGGACATCCTCCTGCGTTCCTAACACctctataataataataataaattttatttatatagcactttttgagataaaaaccacaaagtgttttacagtaaaacacagaataaaacaagtaaaaccaaatataaaaacaggacataaacagagttaagaaaaagtaattttaaaaagatgcgtttttagctgctttttaaaagaaaacactgagtcaacagatctgaggctgagaggtaGGGAGTTCCAGAGGGATGGAGCTACTGCTNNNNNNNNNNaaaaacaagataaaatctaaattaatttttggaaaagcttcaaaacatatatttaataaaaaatataaagtaccccacacacacagtgggctatttatatatgtaacataaaaacatttactcaTTGAGGTCTATTTGTTAAAAcgttgaacacaaacaaaatgctaaaacatgttgtttctgattacatttacgtCTTTAGACCAAATCTATCTTCAGTACTCCTTAAAATACAAGCATTTTTGCCCCACCccctaatgtccaaattaaatcacaaataaaaacacatttttttggggaattcattgttttttttaaactaactgttggaacatttaaatatttaaaataataattgttatcGGTAAAACATGGCACTACTGTGCCCCCTTTTCCTGGCAATTTATGAtccctttggcttgccatactatCATCCCCTGACAGCTGTTCCTGTTGCGGAGCAGCAGTTTTCTCCTgtgcgggacagctgctgctcttaaCTCTATTCTACGTCCCCCAGACAATGCTTTTAATCAgtacttaaaattaaataaactgagtttttgatggaagctcctcccacacacagtGGGAGCATCaggtgaacagactttaagataacCATGAAGCATCTACTTTAAggcttgttaaaacaaagatgtacatgaatTTGACTCAAATTCCATTCGAAGTGAACggacaattgatttaaattatgcaaGCGCGAGGTGTGTGCACGCACGGGGGTGGGGGTTGGGGTGGTCCGCGGTACATGTGCCGAACCGTGGCTCCTGATCCATATGGATCACAGATTATCCGTGATCCTTTACACCCGTACTAATACCTGGATTCCATAGGGAGGGGAATGAGttattctgttgtgttttttttctttttctgtattaTTAGTAGTTCAATTCATTTGTTTAAGTCGCTAGCAGTGTGGTAACAATATGtcagttatttaagtttttatctaatttacAACTTATTGTCTGGGCAGGATCTTGGGGCCAAACCAAAAGATGAGAGATCAAGGAGTGCAAGAACCTGAGTTTTATTACGTGCTGTGACGTTTGTTCAAGTGaactttgtttaatttgtttgtcattaaaaatatttttgggcaGCATACCTGTTGTAACGAGGAGGCTGCAATCCATATGCAACAGCTTTAAATGACAGAAGATCCGACAAGGGCACAAGCAAGGTGAGGTCAAAGATTCAGGCTTAAAAAAGGTCAGACAAGGAGCGAGGCAGGGAGTTAgaagacaggcagaggtcagaaCACAATAAGGCAAATGGAAAAGACTGCTCGGAGTTGTATCGAAGGCAAATACAANNNNNNNNNNNNNNNNNNNNNNNNNNNNNNNNNNNNNNNNNNNNNNNNNNNNNNNNNNNNNNNNNNNNNNNNNNNNNNNNNNNNNNNNNNNNNNNNNNNNNNNNNNNNNNNNNNNNNNNNNNNNNNNNNNNNNNNNNNNNNNNNNNNNNNNNNNNNNNNNNNNNNNNNNNNNNNNNNNNNNNNNNNNNNNNNNNNNNNNNNNNNNNNNNNNNNNNNNNNNNNNNNNNNNNNNNNNNNNNNNNNNNNNNNNNNNNNNNNNNNNNNNNNNNNNNNNNTACTGAGTCGCATAAATAACACCTGCCTTTCAGCATCATATTTGCTGCAACTAAAAACCACATGAGGCACCGTTTCCCGCTCCCCACATTCATGCCTatgaactgtaaataaaaaagcagctaGACCACAATGACCCAATTTCAACCTGGTAACTACCACCTCCTCTTTACGACCTGAAAAAGGCACATGCAGAGGGCTCTTCTTTATAGAAGTCTGACATGAGTAATACAGTNNNNNNNNNNNNNNNNNNNNNNNNNNNNNNNNNNNNNNNNNNNNNNNNNNNNNNNNNNNNNNNNNNNNNNNNNNNNNNNNNNNNNNNNNNNNNNNNNNNNNNNNNNNNNNNNNNNNNNNNNNNNNNNNNNNNNNNNNNNNNNNNNNNNNNNNNNNNNNNNNNNNNNNNNNNNNNNNNNNNNNNNNNNNNNNNNNNNNNNNNNNNNNNNNNNNNNNNNNNNNNNNNNNNNNNNNNNNNNNNNNNNNNNNNNNNNNNNNNNNNNNNNNNNNNNNNNNNNNNNNNNNNNNNNNNNNNNNNNNNNNNNNNNNNNNNNNNNNNNNNNNNNNNNNNNNNNNNNNNNNNNNNNNNNNNNNNNNNNNNNNNNNNNNNNNNNNNNNNNNNNNNNNNNNNNNNNNNNNNNNNNNNNNNNNNNNNNNNNNNNNNNNNNNNNNNNNNNNNNNNNNNNNNNNNNNNNNNNNNNNNNNNNNNNNNNNNNNNNNNNNNNNNNNNNNNNNNNNNNNNNNNNNNNNNNNNNNNNNNNNNNNNNNNNNNNNNNNNNNNNNNNNNNNNNNNNNNNNNNNNNNNNNNNNNNNNNNNNNNNNNNNNNNNNNNNNNNNNNNNNNNNNNNNNNNNNNNNNNNNNNNNNNNNNNNNNNNNNNNNNNNNNNNNNNNNNNNNNNNNNNNNNNNNNNNNNNNNNNNNNNNNNNNNNNNNNNNNNNNNNNNNNNNNNNNNNNNNNNNNNNNNNNNNNNNNNNNNNNNNNNNNNNNNNNNNNNNNNNNNNNNNNNNNNNNNNNNNNNNNNNNNNNNNNNNNNNNNNNNNNNNNNNNNNNNNNNNNNNNNNNNNNNNNNNNNNNNNNNNNNNNNNNNNNNNNNNNNNNNNNNNNNNNNNNNNNNNNNNNNNNNNNNNNNNNNNNNNNNNNNNNNNNNNNNNNNNNNNNNNNNNNNNNNNNNNNNNNNNNNNNNNNNNNNNNNNNNNNNNNNNNNNNNNNNNNNNNNNNNNNNNNNNNNNNNNNNNNNNNNNNNNNTGGAGATGTTGACTTTTAACTGCAGCTGCAGAACCACAATAGAAATGGTCGGGTCGTGTGTCTTTCAAAGGTCAGAACACAAAGAACATTCTTTACTCCTCAATGATTTGATTAAACAGATCCATCTTTCACTTTTGTACGGTGTTCTTCAGTAAACAGCTGGATCCCTATAAAGGCTTTTCCTCGGCTGAGGCTGAAGCACTCGGCCATGGCGGCTCTCTGGATGCTCGTTTTCCTGGCGTTTGGTGAGTTAGGACCCTTACTGTCtctttaaatcagatttttttcatttaactcaAACTGGATCCATGCAGGCATTCCAGGCACTCATCTCTCAAACTGCTCATATTATGGTCTGCTGAACTATTTGAACCTTACAACGTCCAGTCAAGTTCTCCAGATCATGAGACCCGTGCACAGCTGGAACCAAACCTCAAAAGTCTCCTTAGACATGGTGATGTATGGCATCATGGATGTGGTGAGTGTCTCAGTTAAAGATTCTGCTGGTCAGTGTACAACCTTTATGACTCGTTAGCCACTAGATTTGAACTCCTAAGGTTTAAGATCAGGGGTTAGAGTGGGCCAAGTCAAAAGTTTCTTCTGGAAATTCCCGTTTAACAGCAGGAGGGATGTTTGCCAGCTCCATAACTTGTGCTTGTCTGCAGGATGAGAAGTTTCAGACGGTCACCAGCCAAATCTGGATAGAAACCGTAAGACTTTTCAACAGGGACTCCACTGACTCAGTGTTGTAATGATTCTAATGTTTGTCATCTTTTTATTAATCAGCGCTGGAAAAATGAATTCCTGACCTGGAATCCTTCGGACTTCTGCGGGATCGACAAACTGACGATCCTAAAGTCACTCGTCTGGGTCCCAGATGTGAGCATTGACGAAGAGTAAGCAACCTTCTTGTCTTCTGAAGTGCTGAAATAGTAGTTGTGTTTCATTAATTCCATTGTCAGTCATAGACTTGtcattgttttccatttttaatggtttataattGAGAAAAGAATTCTCCAGTCAGCATTTAACCAGATGTAGACCTTCCCTGTGGATCAAGCAGGTCCTTTGGTACAACTTTTGAGAGGAACACGACTCCACAGTTTCTGAGTTTCATCCACCCAGCTTGCCTTATGGGGCTTTCACACTGGATGGAATTTGTGCGTCAAATTTGCATCTGGAGCCTCTCTCTTGATGCACATTAAATTTATTGCTCAATGTCTTGAAGTCCCAGCTGCAGAGCAAACGCCAacgtttttctggacttcatttgttgccacatcacagaaaacatggatgatgttaaGCGAGTAGCTTGGacttatatgttttggagagctgtACTGAGGCGCTGGTAAGCATGTCATCGTCTCTGGGTTCACCAGACCATTCAGAGTCTCTCCCGGTGTCGTGTACTGACagctattttaaacatttccgtCTGTCAGTAGTCCACTTTGAGGAATTTCTGGCCTGCATTAACCCGagacaggaaaaataaaaataaaaatggagctCTCCATCTGACGGACAGCCAAATCCCTGCAGGGCAGCATAGAGAGCACTCGCCAGCTCTTCTGGACTCTGGCCGGTGGCTAGCATAGCGGGCTTGATCGCACCAGCTtcatgggctctgtgacagagTTGTTTCAATGAGCAATGCAAGTACCCTTTTCTGATGGTACAGGGgcctccatcctccatccaaCTGGAGATGGAGAAGTCTCCAACACTCNNNNNNNNNNNNNNNNNNNNNNNNNNNNNNNNNNNNNNNNNNNNNNNNNNNNNNNNNNNNNNNNNNNNNNNNNNNNNNNNNNNNNNNNNNNNNNNNNNNNNNNNNNNNNNNNNNNNNNNNNNNNNNNNNNNNNNNNNNNNNNNNNNNNNNNNNNNNNNNNNNNNNNNNNNNNNNNNNNNNNNNNNNNNNNNNNNNNNNNNNNNNNNNNNNNNNNNNNNNNNNNNNNNNNNNNNNNNNNNNNNNNNNNNNNNNNNNNNNNNNNNNNNNNNNNNNNNNNNNNNNNNNNNNNNNNNNNNNNNNNNNNNNNNNNNNNNNNNNNNNNNNNNNNNNNNNNNNNNNNNNNNNNNNNNNNNNNNNNNNNNNNNNNNNNNNNNNNNNNNNNNNNNNNNNNNNNNNNNNNNNNNNNNNNNNNNNNNNNNNNNNNNNNNNNNNNNNNNNNNNNNNNNNNNNNNNNNNNNNNNNNNNNNNNNNNNNNNNNNNNNNNNNNNNNNNNNNNNNNNNNNNNNNNNNNNNNNNNNNNNNNNNNNNNNNNNNNNNNNNNNNNNNNNNNNNNNNNNNNNNNNNNNNNNNNNNNNNNNNNNNNNNNNNNNNNNNNNNNNNNNNNNNNNNNNNNNNNNNNNNNNNNNNNNNNNNNNNNNNNNNNNNNNNNNNNNNNNNNNNNNNNNNNNNNNNNNNNNNNNNNNNNNNNNNNNNNNNNNNNNNNNNNNNNNNNNNNNNNNNNNNNNNNNNNNNNNNNNNNNNNNNNNNNNNNNNNNNNNNNNNNNNNNNNNNNNNNNNNNNNNNNNNNNNNNNNNNNNNNNNNNNNNNNNNNNNNNNNNNNNNNNNNNNNNNNNNNNNNNNNNNNNNNNNNNNNNNNNNNNNNNNNNNNNNNNNNNNNNNNNNNNNNNNNNNNNNNNNNNNNNNNNNNNNNNNNNNNNNNNNNNNNNNNNNNNNNNNNNNNNNNNNNNNNNNNNNNNNNNNNNNNNNNNNNNNNNNNNNNNNNNNNNNNNNNNNNNNNNNNNNNNNNNNNNNNNNNNNNNNNNNNNNNNNNNNNNNNNNNNNNNNNNNNNNNNNNNNNNNNNNNNNNNNNNNNNNNNNNNNNNNNNNNNNNNNNNNNNNNNNNNNNNNNNNNNNNNNNNNNNNNNNNNNNNNNNNNNNNNNNNNNNNNNNNNNNNNNNNNNNNNNNNNNNNNNNNNNNNNNNNNNNNNNNNNNNNNNNNNNNNNNNNNNNNNNNNNNNNNNNNNNNNNNNNNNNNNNNNNNNNNNNNNNNNNNNNNNNNNNNNNNNNNNNNNNNNNNNNNNNNNNNNNNNNNNNNNNNNNNNNNNNNNNNNNNNNNNNNNNNNNNNNNNNNNNNNNNNNNNNNNNNNNNNNNNNNNNNNNNNNNNNNNNNNNNNNNNNNNNNNNNNNNNNNNNNNNNNNNNNNNNNNNNNNNNNNNNNNNNNNNNNNNNNNNNNNNNNNNNNNNNNNNNNNNNNNNNNNNNNNNNNNNNNNNNNNNNNNNNNNNNNNNNNNNNNNNNNNNNNNNNNNNNNNNNNNNNNNNNNNNNNNNNNNNNNNNNNNNNNNNNNNNNNNNNNNNNNNNNNNNNNNNNNNNNNNNNNNNNNNNNNNNNNNNNNNNNNNNNNNNNNNNNNNNNNNNNNNNNNNNNNNNNNNNNNNNNNNNNNNNNNNNNNNNNNNNN comes from Oryzias melastigma strain HK-1 unplaced genomic scaffold, ASM292280v2 sc00565, whole genome shotgun sequence and encodes:
- the LOC112139849 gene encoding 5-hydroxytryptamine receptor 3A-like, with product MAALWMLVFLAFGIPGTHLSNCSYYGLLNYLNLTTSSQVLQIMRPVHSWNQTSKVSLDMVMYGIMDVDEKFQTVTSQIWIETRWKNEFLTWNPSDFCGIDKLTILKSLVWVPDVSIDEE